The Schistosoma mansoni, WGS project CABG00000000 data, supercontig 0361, strain Puerto Rico, whole genome shotgun sequence region atccagagtcttcaaccattgattatgatagtcacgcggacttcAACTAAATAGTCTGcgtctaccaacatgactcacaCTAGAAGCTAATAACTTAAAGTACTAATACCGTCCATAACTTTCTTCTAACCGTCTCCAAGACTAGTCAGCACCTGCGCGTCGCGATAATCGGTGTTCATCCTAGAGTCAGTTCAAGACAAATATCTTTTCGGGAAAACTAAATGAAATGGTAATACGTGAAAACACAAGGATTTATTTGAATATGAGTACTGAGATCTTGGATTTTCAAATACGTAACCATTATTTTGGAAAAGTACGAAAATCTGATTCGCAACGTGTAATGTACATAAACTCAACAAGATAACTAGTATATAAACTGAATCTAATCATCATTTACTACTGAAATGCATGTGCTGACGTTTCTTATTCGCCTCCTAACTAAGCAACTGCTAAAGAAATCCATTCATCTTGAACTGTACAACCGTGTAGTATTGCATCTTACATAACGTGTTTGATTTTTCAGTAATACTCTTATTACACAGAATAAATCCCAATCCCATAAAAACCTGTATGTACTGTCTTGTGACAAAAGGTTTTGTGGAAACGTTGGACGAGAGTTTTCTGAGCAATTCTATTAGAACAAACAGTTCATGTCCAATCTGTAATGGGAATATTATCAGCCACCAATGAGTCTATGAAGTGGCTAAATAGAAATTAAAAACTAatgaaaaatcatttataaTATTCTCCTTTTATTTGGATAGATATGTATGACTTTCAAAGTTCACCGGTAGTTTGTTTACTGTTATTTAACCTCTATGTTGTTACATTCTGTAGATTACaggtgaaaataaatatttaaagtgTGCATTAGATGGAGGAGAAGCTGTATGGACTCGTGGTCTACTTCACAAAGGCTGTGGTTTATGTCATGGTTCAGCTGGTAGTGGTTTCGCTCTATTAGAGATTTATCAAACAACTCAAGATCCCAAATATTTGTATAGAGCTATAAAGGTTAGTGGTGGTAGTTCAATGCATTTGAAGTATATGTATCTGGTCTTTTGTTTTGTGAACATGTGTGCATTACACAGTTTACAATGTGCCGTTTTATTTGTTCTGTATATTGTGTCTAGTTCGAAGTACAACATTGTAGTGTTTCACTTGAAATGCTCATGTTTCTATACACTATTACGTGTTTTTTGAGTGGATGATGTGTGAATTCACTTATCTTTACAGTAGTTTGTAATGAAACTGTTAGTTAGTCAGGTAATGGTGTATTTGCACGTTACTCCATAATTATCATAGTGTGATATTCTATAGTGTGAATGAGTGAATGTATTTCGCTATGTAATTTGTCCGTAGATGATTTATGCTTTGATTTGTTGAGTCATGGATTGGAACCCCATCGAACTGTTCTAAGTTTATGTAGAACCGTATTACAGTCATCACACATGTGTATTATTGATGTAGTTTGTGGCTAAACATACCTGTGGTCACTGTGTTTTTCAATCATTAGATAGATACAAGGTTGCATATAGTGTTGAATTGTATGGAAATAGCGGTTCCCCAATGTACAGCTTttaatttgtgttcaaataagatGAGTTCCTTGCTTAGATTTCTTGTTTACCGTTTTCAAGGTTCTCATTTCCCCATTGCATGAAATCTTCTCTGTCTTCACCATCTGTGAAAATTTATGCGGCTTGTAGTATAGTCAGCGAgacaattaaaattaaataaactcatgattgttcaatgttttacaTTTGTTTTCCAGTTCGCTGAATGGTGCACCGACTATTCTAAAAATGCTACTCGCATTGCTGATCGTCCGTACTCACTTATGGAAGGTTTGTTTAGTGTGCCTTTTCATTTGTCACTAAGAATAATCCCTTTTGTTGCTAATATAATTTCACACTAATATTACACATTAGTCCCATCAGGAGTTTGTGGAAGAAACTAACTTCACATTGATGTGCCTACTTGTGAGTGATATTGCGATAAACAATTCACATCTTACCATTGATTAATCGACAGTGTCTCGTATCCAGTTGTTAAAATGATGATAGCCTACTGATCGAAATGTGAATGGTCAATTTATTTTCGATGTGCGGATAGGTGATATATGCGAACATGTGGAGGGTGTGAACACAGGATAAATGTATGGGAATAGGCCTAGAATTATGTTGAGTTCTGCAGTTGTTATCAATTAGTAGTGTACTGTTAAATTGAAACTACTCACTTCTCTGATTTTTTTGGGGTTTTCAGTTGAAATTATTGAATAGGGAACTACTTGCACTTTCCATCTCCTTAGGTAATGTTTTGTAGTGTGTAATCAAGTATCAGTGTTTCATCCATGCCGTCTGAATTTGTCATGGAGGAGGCTTTTAGTGATTTGATTGGATCAGATTTTCGACTGTTAAGTCAATGAATAGAATGCTAATGGACGGATAGGCACAATGATGGCGAGCGTGACCGAGCGGTTTTCTGACATGACTTTATTACCAACGGAAGCCTCCAAGTGATTATAAATGAAAGAGAAGACGATTAGTCAGATAAATATCTTCCATATGTGATAAGATAAGATAATTATGTAGAGTCTATGAGCACACTATAAGCACGACAAACTGTCCCAACCAATTGGAGTTGTTTAACATGTAGGGCATCGATCCCGCAATCAATTAAGGTCTAAGTGTTAGATCTAGTCTCTGTGCATTGTAAGAGGAGTGTAGATGTATGGATGGATTGTAAAATGTCATGCGTTAACAATGAAGTCATGTGTAAGACAGGTGTCCACCACAGGCAATGAATGAAGGTTGTGCAACATTgtgaattggttggagttaatcattcacaccgttggatgacgactGGCTTGGATTTTCTCGTTCggagtcgtggatgtgcattctTGAGGAGTAGTCCCTAAGTACAGTGAACACTAGATGCCTGCCATCGTCACAGTGTATTCTCCTCCTTCCCTTGTTATGAATACTATTCTATCGTAGAACAATAAACTATTTTATCTTTTCATTTCAAGTTTGTTATGTAGAAAGTTGACTATTATTTATCGACTTTATTGAATTGTGTTTACTATTTTGAGATGATAGTTAGTTCACTGTaacagtttgttttttttgtgtgttCATAATATGTGTTTAGGTCTTGCTGGGACATTGTACTTCCTTGTTGGTATTTTGGATCCAGTTCATGCGAAGTTTCCTCTACTAAGTGGATTGTGAATAGAAAGGAACCataattgtatttattatttattcaactaACTTTATCTAATTATTTTGTACTGACATATCCTATCTTGGATAAACTATCatactgaaaaaaaaacaaaaacgacTATATTGCATAATCATCACATTGAATTTTTAAGAGAAACCAGAAgtaatattgaatataaacTACAGTGAATAAAAgaatgtatttttttttatcCCATCATATCACCTTCACTTTCTTTTGTAATGGAATGCGTTAGGAACAAGTTTTCTATAGAGAGTTCATTTGAAAGATTGtttttcttcttcctcttcttcgtACTTGCAGGGACCTTGGTTAATCATGTGGTTATGTTCCATTTGGTTTTTCatcttcatttgaaaaataaacaagttaaatagaattaataataatattcaacaaCCGTTTTAATTCATAATGATGATTATACAGTATAGTAGTTGCTTTGTTTTTCagtatgatattttattttgtataacaATAATTTTACTCCCAAATgccatcagtcagtcagttagctacaacgtaggaccaggcacatttatgcatcggtccaagttgccatggtacggctgagagtggggagagttctctctccctctcgaaatgctctcatatggccacgcgtatatagcctctgtcaccgaaatcccactcactgccttctcgcaccacgggtgttgtttacgaaattgagaggacgaacagcgaatgtctggcgcttcaaccgggttggtgaaccttccgtgtccacctaggggagttggaaaaccctgattccaaaccagtgatgcacatgggctagctccagcatcctgaggaaacaaatggcatattAATCAagcgttggtcaccggctactatgtgactgcatctcttcacgatgctccactgccttgtgaatcatatctttcggtcaaaggctgcgggtgtggcctcctaagaaaactatcTGCTCCGGTTAGGAcagccgggcagtatcacagccctcacacaaatcaaatgagatttgtgcggcgcatatacatctggtgtctctttataccaatatttatgtgttcaaataaataaataacaataatttatttgaatgtgACGTTTATCCAAGATATAATATActtgtattaaattaactatGCTCTGCATAACATGCAGAatgtgatttgttataactcTGGGCATCTTTCATATGTGTGATTTCATCtttattattaatcaaaatatgtatatatatggtcaatatataaatgagtgtattttcgactaggGTTGTCGTCGTACTTAAAGCGCTAATAAATCTTCACATGTACCAGTCTTGATTTTTTTTACCTCGCGTCGTGGGAAGTGCAGTGGTTCCTCGTTTTACAAGTATAAGTAATTAGCGATTCCGAAGTAACAATCGACGACACATTCATAACAGCTGACGATCAGTCATAACAAACCTAATCTAAATAAATATGACTAACTAATTAGGATTGACAGAATGTTTCCATTAAGTGTTTCTTAACAGACTTTATAATTCTGTTatcaaatattgatttatttaaacacatgaacatcAGTACAAGGATGCACCAAATATATGTCACACTTAGTCACTCGATTTGTATGAGAGCTGAAATACTGCCCGTATGCCCGATCCAAAGCGGATGGCTTTCTAAGGAGTtcactccccgagcctttgatctggcggtctgatccataaggcggTGGAACAACgttagatgcagtcccatggtagccggtgtccaacaataggttcacacgccatttgctCTCCCAAAATCttgtagcccatgtgcaccactggtttgggatcagggttttccaacttccctagatgGACACTCCatattcaccaacccggttaaagcaacgaaaattcgcttttcgtcttctatTTCGTAAACACCCTCTTCAGGAGAAGACACTGAGTAGGGCTTTCCTGGTAATGGTTGTATACGTGCTTatatgagaacatttcgagggggagagctgactctccctgCCCTCGGCtgcaccagggcatttgggggtatcATATATACATCAACACAAT contains the following coding sequences:
- a CDS encoding lanc-like protein is translated as ITGENKYLKCALDGGEAVWTRGLLHKGCGLCHGSAGSGFALLEIYQTTQDPKYLYRAIKFAEWCTDYSKNATRIADRPYSLMEGLAGTLYFLVGILDPVHAKFPLLSGL